In Saccharothrix syringae, the following are encoded in one genomic region:
- the argS gene encoding arginine--tRNA ligase, with protein sequence MTPAALAELVRATAVDVLSARGLDPAALPTAVTIERPRNPEHGDYATNVALQTAKKVGVTPRDLAAWLAEALTSTDAISTVEVAGPGFLNLRLAADAQGAIVRDVLAAGADYGRGDQLAGRRINLEFVSANPTGPIHLGGTRWAAVGDALGRVLAFNGGEVTREYYFNDAGAQIDRFVRSLIAAAKGEPAPEDGYAGGYISDIAAEVLRQEPSALTAEDSAEVFRRIGVNLMFEEIKKDLHEFGTDFDVFFHEDSLHRSGAVTKAVDQLKSSGALYFDNGAWWLRSTEFGDDKDRVVIKSDGDPAYIAGDIAYLVDKRSRGFDLCIYMLGADHHGYIGRLKAAASALGDDPDSVEVLIGQMVNLVSDGKPVRMSKRAGTVITMQDLVEAVGVDAARYAMTRSSVDSTLDIDLDLLRKRSNDNPVFYVQYAHARLSSLLRNAADLGVTPGDALDELTHEREGDLIRTIGEFPRVIATAGELREPHRVARYLEELAGTYHRFYEACRVLPRGDEETTELHRARLQLVAATRQVLANGLALLGVTAPERM encoded by the coding sequence GTGACTCCCGCTGCGCTAGCTGAACTCGTCCGTGCGACGGCCGTGGACGTGCTGTCCGCGCGAGGTCTCGACCCCGCCGCCCTGCCGACAGCGGTCACGATCGAACGACCCCGCAACCCCGAGCACGGCGACTACGCGACGAACGTGGCCCTCCAGACCGCCAAGAAGGTCGGCGTGACGCCCCGCGACCTGGCCGCGTGGCTCGCCGAGGCGCTGACCTCGACCGACGCCATCTCCACGGTCGAGGTGGCGGGTCCCGGCTTCCTCAACCTGCGGCTGGCCGCGGACGCCCAGGGCGCCATCGTGCGCGACGTGCTCGCGGCGGGCGCCGACTACGGCCGGGGCGACCAGCTGGCCGGGCGCCGGATCAACCTGGAGTTCGTCTCGGCGAACCCGACCGGCCCCATCCACCTCGGCGGCACCCGCTGGGCCGCGGTCGGCGACGCGCTGGGCCGCGTGCTGGCCTTCAACGGCGGCGAGGTGACCCGCGAGTACTACTTCAACGACGCGGGCGCGCAGATCGACCGGTTCGTGCGGTCCCTGATCGCCGCCGCCAAGGGCGAGCCGGCGCCCGAGGACGGCTACGCGGGCGGCTACATCAGCGACATCGCCGCCGAGGTCCTGCGGCAGGAGCCCAGCGCGCTGACCGCGGAGGACTCCGCCGAGGTGTTCCGCCGGATCGGCGTGAACCTCATGTTCGAGGAGATCAAGAAGGACCTCCACGAGTTCGGCACCGACTTCGACGTGTTCTTCCACGAGGACTCGCTGCACCGCTCCGGCGCCGTGACCAAGGCCGTCGACCAGCTCAAGTCCTCCGGCGCGCTGTACTTCGACAACGGCGCCTGGTGGCTGCGGTCCACCGAGTTCGGCGACGACAAGGACCGGGTGGTCATCAAGAGCGACGGCGACCCGGCCTACATCGCGGGCGACATCGCCTACCTGGTCGACAAGCGGTCGCGCGGCTTCGACCTGTGCATCTACATGCTGGGCGCGGACCACCACGGCTACATCGGCCGGCTCAAGGCCGCCGCCTCGGCGCTGGGCGACGACCCGGACTCGGTCGAGGTGCTGATCGGCCAGATGGTGAACCTGGTCAGCGACGGCAAGCCGGTCCGGATGAGCAAGCGCGCGGGCACCGTGATCACCATGCAGGACCTGGTGGAGGCGGTGGGCGTGGACGCCGCCCGGTACGCGATGACCCGGTCCTCGGTCGACTCGACCCTGGACATCGACCTGGACCTGCTGCGCAAGCGCAGCAACGACAACCCGGTGTTCTACGTCCAGTACGCGCACGCCCGGCTGTCGTCGCTGCTGCGCAACGCCGCCGACCTGGGCGTGACGCCCGGCGACGCGCTGGACGAGCTGACCCACGAGCGCGAGGGCGACCTCATCCGCACCATCGGCGAGTTCCCGCGCGTCATCGCCACCGCCGGTGAGCTGCGGGAACCGCACCGCGTGGCCCGCTACCTGGAGGAGCTGGCCGGCACCTACCACCGCTTCTACGAGGCGTGCCGGGTGCTGCCGCGCGGCGACGAGGAGACCACCGAGCTGCACCGCGCCCGGCTCCAGCTGGTCGCGGCCACCCGCCAGGTGCTCGCCAACGGCCTGGCCCTGCTGGGCGTGACCGCCCCGGAGCGGATGTGA
- a CDS encoding DUF305 domain-containing protein, which produces MTEPVGTAPGRGNLARVLVLSAAVVATLLLGAAVGLLIQLPNSEDPATPAADSVDVGFCQDMAMHHLQAVQMANIAVEKTTDRNVRQFAFDVASTQLEQVGRMKGWLMLWAQPEQPRAGQHMAWMSAGGGEHAHTTTGEAASSGPMPGMASSDELARLRSLSGTEADVYFLQLMLRHHQGGTAMVEYGAQHAEQHAVRTLAESMLKSQSSEADYMRELLAQRGAAPLGG; this is translated from the coding sequence GTGACCGAGCCGGTCGGGACCGCGCCCGGGCGGGGCAACCTCGCCCGGGTGCTGGTCCTCAGCGCCGCCGTCGTCGCCACCCTGCTCCTCGGCGCGGCGGTCGGCCTGCTGATCCAGCTGCCCAACTCGGAGGACCCCGCGACGCCCGCGGCCGACTCCGTGGACGTGGGCTTCTGCCAGGACATGGCCATGCACCACCTGCAGGCCGTGCAGATGGCCAACATCGCCGTCGAGAAGACCACCGACCGCAACGTCCGGCAGTTCGCGTTCGACGTCGCCAGCACGCAGCTGGAGCAGGTGGGCCGCATGAAGGGCTGGCTCATGCTGTGGGCCCAGCCCGAGCAGCCGCGCGCCGGGCAGCACATGGCCTGGATGTCCGCCGGCGGCGGCGAGCACGCCCACACCACCACCGGCGAGGCCGCCTCCAGCGGCCCGATGCCCGGCATGGCCTCCTCCGACGAGCTGGCCAGGCTGCGCTCGCTGTCGGGCACCGAGGCCGACGTCTACTTCCTCCAGCTGATGCTGCGCCACCACCAGGGCGGCACCGCCATGGTCGAGTACGGCGCCCAGCACGCCGAGCAGCACGCCGTGCGCACCCTCGCCGAGAGCATGCTGAAGTCGCAGTCCAGCGAGGCCGACTACATGCGCGAGCTGCTGGCCCAGCGGGGTGCCGCGCCGCTGGGCGGCTGA
- the rpmE gene encoding 50S ribosomal protein L31, producing MKTGIHPEYVTTEVTCGCGNTFTTRSTKSSGSIHVEVCSNCHPFYTGKQKILDTGGRVARFEARYGKRAK from the coding sequence TTGAAGACCGGCATTCACCCCGAGTACGTGACGACCGAGGTCACCTGCGGTTGCGGCAACACCTTCACCACCCGCAGCACCAAGTCGTCCGGTTCCATCCACGTCGAGGTCTGCTCGAACTGCCACCCGTTCTACACGGGCAAGCAGAAGATCCTCGACACCGGTGGTCGGGTCGCGCGCTTCGAGGCCCGCTACGGCAAGCGCGCCAAGTAG
- the rho gene encoding transcription termination factor Rho: protein MSNTDVLSSEAPAAPNAASSGAEENALTTPTNGSAPPRKRAGLSGMVLAELRELAGQLGITGTAGLRKGDLIAAIKERQGGTSGRGSAATPPKAEKKAAAPVAEKAPAAEKAAEAPVDKPVEKPTQQQLDVVERSGSGAASGSGSGEEEGGRRGNRRRRSANRPAGSPDGAAAPAAAPAADDRPQQAAPVVERTQQDRPERGEQREQRQERGDRGDRGERGDRGDRSERGDRGERGDRGDRGGRQERGGRDRDRDRDRDRDRDRDRGQDRNRTNAGPDDDDDEGGRRGRRFRDRRRRGGRGDAGGGGTDTEVRDDDVLLPVAGILDVLENYAFVRTSGYLAGPNDVYVSLSLVRKYGLRRGDAIIGAVRQPREGEQQRQKFNPLVRVDKINGLDPDESRNRPDFTKLTPLYPNERLRLETEPHILTTRVIDLVMPIGKGQRALIVSPPKAGKTSVLQSIANAITKNNPECHLMVVLVDERPEEVTDMQRSVKGEVIASTFDRPPSDHTTISELAIERAKRLVEMGHDVVVLLDSITRLGRAYNLAAPASGRILSGGVDSTALYPPKRFLGAARNIEGGGSLTVIATALVETGSAGDSVIFEEFKGTGNAELKLDRKIADKRTFPAVDVDSSGTRKEDLLLSPDELAVMHKLRRVLHALDGQQAIDLLLDRLRKTRTNIEFLMQVAKTTPGADND from the coding sequence GTGAGCAACACCGATGTGCTGAGCAGCGAAGCTCCTGCTGCTCCCAACGCCGCCAGTTCCGGAGCCGAGGAGAACGCTCTGACCACCCCTACGAACGGCAGTGCCCCGCCGCGCAAGCGCGCCGGTCTCTCCGGCATGGTGCTCGCCGAACTGCGTGAGCTCGCGGGTCAGCTCGGCATCACCGGCACGGCCGGGCTCCGCAAGGGCGACCTCATCGCGGCCATCAAGGAGCGGCAGGGCGGCACCTCCGGTCGGGGCAGCGCCGCGACGCCGCCCAAGGCCGAGAAGAAGGCCGCCGCGCCCGTCGCCGAGAAGGCCCCGGCCGCGGAGAAGGCGGCCGAGGCGCCCGTCGACAAGCCGGTGGAGAAGCCCACCCAGCAGCAGCTCGACGTGGTCGAGCGGTCCGGTTCGGGCGCCGCCTCGGGCTCGGGCTCGGGCGAGGAGGAGGGCGGTCGCCGGGGCAACCGCCGCCGCCGTTCCGCCAACCGGCCCGCGGGCAGCCCGGACGGCGCCGCCGCACCGGCCGCCGCGCCCGCGGCGGACGACCGGCCGCAGCAGGCCGCGCCCGTGGTCGAGCGGACCCAGCAGGACCGGCCCGAGCGCGGTGAGCAGCGCGAACAGCGCCAGGAGCGCGGTGACCGCGGGGATCGCGGCGAGCGCGGTGACCGGGGCGACCGGAGCGAGCGGGGTGACCGCGGCGAGCGCGGTGACCGGGGCGACCGCGGTGGTCGCCAGGAGCGCGGCGGCCGTGACCGGGATCGCGACCGGGACCGGGACCGGGATCGCGACCGGGACCGCGGGCAGGACCGCAACCGCACCAACGCCGGTCCGGACGACGATGACGACGAGGGCGGCCGGCGCGGCCGTCGCTTCCGGGACCGCCGCCGTCGCGGTGGCCGGGGCGACGCCGGTGGCGGCGGCACCGACACCGAGGTGCGCGACGACGACGTCCTGCTGCCCGTGGCGGGCATCCTGGACGTGCTGGAGAACTACGCGTTCGTCCGCACGTCGGGCTACCTGGCCGGCCCGAACGACGTCTACGTGTCGCTCTCGCTGGTCCGCAAGTACGGCCTGCGCCGCGGTGACGCGATCATCGGCGCGGTGCGCCAGCCCCGCGAGGGCGAGCAGCAGCGGCAGAAGTTCAACCCGCTGGTCCGCGTCGACAAGATCAACGGGCTGGACCCGGACGAGTCGCGCAACCGGCCGGACTTCACCAAGCTGACCCCGCTCTACCCGAACGAGCGGCTGCGCCTGGAGACCGAGCCCCACATCCTCACCACGCGCGTCATCGACCTGGTGATGCCGATCGGCAAGGGCCAGCGCGCCCTGATCGTGTCGCCGCCGAAGGCGGGCAAGACCTCGGTGCTCCAGTCGATCGCCAACGCGATCACGAAGAACAACCCCGAGTGCCACCTGATGGTGGTGCTGGTGGACGAGCGCCCGGAAGAGGTCACCGACATGCAGCGGTCGGTGAAGGGCGAGGTCATCGCCTCCACCTTCGACCGCCCGCCGTCGGACCACACCACGATCTCGGAGCTGGCCATCGAGCGGGCGAAGCGCCTGGTCGAGATGGGCCACGACGTGGTCGTGCTGCTGGACTCGATCACCCGCCTGGGTCGTGCCTACAACCTGGCGGCGCCCGCGTCCGGCCGCATCCTGTCCGGTGGTGTCGACTCGACGGCGCTGTACCCGCCGAAGCGGTTCCTCGGCGCGGCCCGCAACATCGAGGGCGGCGGCTCGCTGACCGTGATCGCCACGGCCCTGGTCGAGACCGGGTCCGCGGGTGACAGCGTGATCTTCGAGGAGTTCAAGGGCACCGGCAACGCCGAGCTCAAGCTCGACCGCAAGATCGCGGACAAGCGCACCTTCCCGGCGGTGGACGTCGACTCGTCCGGCACCCGCAAGGAGGACCTGCTGCTCTCGCCCGACGAGCTGGCGGTCATGCACAAGCTCCGCCGGGTGCTCCACGCCCTGGACGGCCAGCAGGCCATCGACCTGCTGCTCGACCGCCTGCGCAAGACCCGCACCAACATCGAGTTCCTGATGCAGGTGGCCAAGACCACCCCCGGTGCGGACAACGACTGA
- the lysA gene encoding diaminopimelate decarboxylase gives MRAHPAGPRHADVLVPSNTAGNRPSSPEELNRLHPNVWPRNAERGADGVVRFGGVDVRRLVEEHGTPLFVMDEADFRSRCRDHARAFGDPALVHYASKAFLSVAVARWVAEEGLSIDVCSGGELAIALRADFPPERIALHGNNKSTAELTAAVEAGVGAVVLDSFHEIARLDHVARERGRVQPVMIRVTVGVEAHTHEFIATAHEDQKFGFSLSSGDAAEAARRVLKSQGLRLIGLHSHIGSQIFDASGFEVAARRVIGLLADLRDEHGDEVLEHVGTVDLGGGLGIAYTSDDDPPPPAELARQLTNIVSKECEHAGLPVPKIAVEPGRAVVGPGTVTVYEVGTIKDVQLDAGAVRRYVSVDGGMSDNIRTALYDAVYDCRLVSRAAAEGTGAVLCRVVGKHCESGDVVVRDCWLPDDLAPGDLIAVAATGAYCYSMASGYNRLPRPALAAVLDGEARLLLRRETEEDLFRLEV, from the coding sequence ATGCGCGCGCACCCGGCCGGTCCCCGGCACGCCGACGTCCTGGTCCCGTCGAACACGGCGGGCAACCGGCCGTCTTCGCCCGAAGAGCTGAACCGGCTTCACCCGAACGTGTGGCCTCGGAACGCCGAGCGCGGCGCCGACGGCGTGGTCCGCTTCGGCGGCGTCGACGTGCGGCGGCTCGTCGAGGAGCACGGCACCCCGCTGTTCGTGATGGACGAGGCCGACTTCCGCTCCCGCTGCCGCGACCACGCGCGCGCGTTCGGCGACCCGGCGCTGGTGCACTACGCGTCCAAGGCGTTCCTGTCCGTGGCGGTCGCCCGGTGGGTCGCCGAGGAGGGCCTGAGCATCGACGTGTGCAGCGGCGGCGAGCTGGCCATCGCGCTGCGCGCCGACTTCCCGCCCGAGCGCATCGCGCTGCACGGCAACAACAAGTCGACCGCCGAGCTGACCGCCGCGGTCGAGGCGGGCGTGGGCGCGGTCGTGCTCGACTCGTTCCACGAGATCGCCCGCCTGGACCACGTCGCGCGCGAGCGCGGCCGGGTGCAGCCGGTGATGATCCGGGTCACCGTCGGTGTCGAGGCGCACACGCACGAGTTCATCGCCACCGCCCACGAGGACCAGAAGTTCGGCTTCTCGCTGTCCTCCGGCGACGCCGCCGAGGCCGCCCGCCGGGTGCTCAAGAGCCAGGGCCTGCGGCTGATCGGCCTGCACAGCCACATCGGCTCGCAGATCTTCGACGCCAGCGGCTTCGAGGTGGCCGCCCGCCGGGTCATCGGCCTGCTCGCCGACCTGCGCGACGAGCACGGCGACGAGGTCCTGGAGCACGTGGGCACGGTCGACCTGGGCGGTGGCCTGGGCATCGCCTACACCTCCGACGACGACCCGCCGCCGCCCGCCGAGCTGGCGCGGCAGCTGACCAACATCGTCTCCAAGGAGTGCGAGCACGCGGGCCTGCCGGTGCCGAAGATCGCGGTCGAGCCCGGCCGCGCCGTCGTGGGCCCCGGCACGGTGACCGTCTACGAGGTCGGCACCATCAAGGACGTGCAGCTCGACGCGGGTGCGGTGCGCCGCTACGTCAGCGTGGACGGCGGCATGAGCGACAACATCCGCACCGCCCTCTACGACGCGGTCTACGACTGCCGGCTCGTCTCGCGCGCCGCCGCCGAGGGCACCGGGGCCGTGCTGTGCCGGGTCGTGGGCAAGCACTGCGAGTCCGGCGACGTGGTCGTGCGCGACTGCTGGCTGCCCGACGACCTCGCGCCCGGCGACCTGATCGCGGTGGCCGCGACCGGCGCCTACTGCTACTCGATGGCCAGCGGCTACAACCGGCTGCCCCGGCCGGCGCTCGCCGCCGTGCTGGACGGCGAGGCCCGGCTGCTGCTGCGCCGGGAGACCGAGGAAGACCTGTTCCGCCTGGAGGTATGA
- the thrB gene encoding homoserine kinase gives MTGVRVRVPASTANLGSGFDALGMALGLHDELDFEVVPGGLAIEVTGEGAGDVPTDERHLVVRAFRAAGARLGLDVPGLRLRCRNAIPHARGLGSSSAAVVAGVAAAHGLAGRELDTDALQLAAEFDGHADNAAASMFGGAVIAWTEGDRYRAVRFTPHPGVSPVALVPAERSATHATRGLLPSKVPHEDAAFAAARSALAVHALSHDPSLLVKALDDRLHEPYREPAWPATSRLVRALREAGVAAAVSGAGPTVLALPPDGELPDGVDLGGFEALRVPVDLGGVCVAPLG, from the coding sequence GTGACCGGCGTCCGGGTCCGGGTCCCGGCCTCCACGGCGAACCTCGGCTCCGGGTTCGACGCCCTGGGCATGGCCCTGGGGCTGCACGACGAGCTGGACTTCGAGGTCGTGCCGGGCGGGCTGGCGATCGAGGTCACCGGCGAGGGCGCCGGTGACGTGCCCACTGACGAGCGGCACCTGGTCGTGCGGGCCTTCCGCGCGGCCGGTGCCCGGCTCGGGCTGGACGTGCCGGGGCTGCGGCTGCGGTGCCGCAACGCCATCCCGCACGCCCGCGGCCTGGGGTCGTCCTCGGCGGCGGTGGTGGCCGGCGTGGCGGCCGCCCACGGCCTCGCCGGTCGCGAGTTGGACACGGACGCGTTGCAACTCGCCGCGGAGTTCGACGGCCACGCCGACAACGCCGCGGCCAGCATGTTCGGCGGCGCGGTGATCGCGTGGACGGAGGGTGACCGGTACCGCGCGGTGCGCTTCACCCCGCACCCGGGCGTGTCGCCGGTCGCGCTGGTGCCGGCGGAGCGGTCCGCCACGCACGCGACCCGCGGCCTGCTGCCGTCGAAGGTGCCGCACGAGGACGCCGCGTTCGCCGCGGCCCGGTCCGCGCTGGCCGTGCACGCGCTCTCGCACGACCCGTCGCTGCTGGTGAAAGCCCTGGACGACCGGCTGCACGAGCCGTACCGGGAGCCGGCCTGGCCGGCCACGTCGCGCCTGGTCCGGGCGCTGCGGGAGGCCGGGGTGGCGGCCGCGGTGTCCGGCGCGGGACCCACGGTCCTGGCCCTTCCCCCGGACGGGGAACTGCCCGATGGGGTGGACCTCGGCGGGTTCGAGGCGCTCCGGGTCCCCGTTGACCTGGGCGGCGTGTGCGTTGCGCCACTCGGCTGA
- a CDS encoding DUF3105 domain-containing protein gives MTSGKKTKAARSSVAAARSSVVAKKPKPWGTIIAVVAVLGLAAGVFGYAYVQLDEKSDREAALARWKPSEENKDPSDQIAGVIKRDYQPGKHVDAPKRVAYDFSPPFGGPHDTQWADCNGVVYPTAVRTENMVHAMEHGSIWLAYNPDQVTGEALDKLKAKIDGQPFSIMSPYPGLDKPISVQSWGHQLKVDTADDERIDHFIESLRRNQYTYPEVGASCDNPTFASSPAPFVAEAPGADAEPMGAEAESARGSAAPSASTTASSAGN, from the coding sequence ATGACCAGCGGCAAGAAGACGAAGGCCGCGCGCTCCAGCGTTGCGGCGGCGCGCTCCTCGGTGGTGGCGAAGAAGCCGAAGCCCTGGGGGACCATCATCGCGGTGGTCGCCGTCCTGGGCCTGGCCGCGGGCGTGTTCGGCTACGCGTACGTGCAGCTGGACGAGAAGAGCGACCGCGAGGCCGCCCTCGCCCGGTGGAAGCCGTCCGAGGAGAACAAGGACCCCTCGGACCAGATCGCCGGCGTGATCAAGCGCGACTACCAGCCGGGCAAGCACGTCGACGCGCCCAAGCGGGTGGCCTACGACTTCTCGCCGCCGTTCGGCGGGCCGCACGACACCCAGTGGGCCGACTGCAACGGCGTGGTCTACCCCACCGCCGTGCGCACCGAGAACATGGTCCACGCGATGGAGCACGGCTCGATCTGGCTGGCCTACAACCCCGACCAGGTGACCGGCGAGGCGCTGGACAAGCTCAAGGCCAAGATCGACGGCCAGCCGTTCTCGATCATGTCGCCCTACCCGGGGCTGGACAAGCCGATCTCGGTGCAGTCGTGGGGCCACCAGCTCAAGGTCGACACCGCCGACGACGAGCGCATCGACCACTTCATCGAGTCGCTGCGGCGCAACCAGTACACCTACCCCGAGGTCGGCGCCTCGTGCGACAACCCGACCTTCGCCTCCAGCCCGGCGCCGTTCGTGGCCGAGGCGCCCGGCGCGGACGCCGAGCCGATGGGCGCCGAGGCGGAGAGCGCGCGGGGTTCCGCGGCGCCGTCGGCCTCGACCACCGCCTCCTCCGCGGGCAACTGA
- the thrC gene encoding threonine synthase, whose translation MTIQAGVRPGWPGIIHAYADRIQLPGGARVITLHEGGTPLVHAEHLSELTGCEVHVKVEGANPTGSFKDRGMTVAMTHALAGGVRAVICASTGNTSASAAAYAAKAGLTAAVLVPRGKIALGKLAQAVAHGARILQIDGNFDDCLELAAKTATEYPITLVNSVNPVRLVGQKTAAWEICDVLGRAPDVHCLPVGNAGNITAYWRGYSDYVNDGVVPAAPRMFGFQAAGAAPLVLGEPVANPETIATAIRVGSPASWTGAVTAKDESGGLFEAVTDEKILEAYRLLASTEGIFVEPASATSVAGLLATAADGRLPRGSLVVCTVTGHGLKDPDSALLGMAEVEPVPVDPDAVASALELA comes from the coding sequence ATGACGATCCAAGCGGGCGTGCGGCCGGGGTGGCCCGGCATCATCCACGCCTACGCGGACCGGATCCAGCTCCCAGGGGGAGCCCGGGTGATCACGCTCCACGAGGGCGGCACCCCCCTGGTGCACGCCGAGCACCTGTCCGAGCTGACGGGCTGCGAGGTGCACGTCAAGGTCGAGGGGGCCAACCCCACCGGCTCGTTCAAGGACCGCGGCATGACCGTGGCCATGACCCACGCGCTGGCCGGCGGCGTCCGGGCGGTCATCTGCGCCTCGACCGGCAACACCTCCGCGTCGGCGGCGGCCTACGCGGCCAAGGCGGGCCTCACCGCCGCGGTGCTCGTCCCGCGCGGCAAGATCGCGCTGGGCAAGCTCGCCCAGGCCGTGGCGCACGGCGCGCGCATCCTCCAGATCGACGGCAACTTCGACGACTGCCTCGAACTGGCGGCCAAGACCGCGACCGAGTACCCGATCACGCTGGTCAACTCGGTCAACCCGGTGCGGCTGGTCGGCCAGAAGACCGCCGCCTGGGAGATCTGCGACGTGCTCGGCCGCGCGCCGGACGTGCACTGCCTGCCCGTGGGCAACGCGGGCAACATCACCGCGTACTGGCGCGGCTACTCCGACTACGTGAACGACGGCGTGGTGCCGGCCGCGCCGCGCATGTTCGGCTTCCAGGCCGCGGGCGCCGCGCCGCTGGTGCTCGGCGAGCCGGTGGCGAACCCGGAGACCATCGCGACCGCCATCCGGGTGGGCAGCCCCGCCTCCTGGACCGGCGCGGTCACCGCCAAGGACGAGTCCGGCGGCCTGTTCGAGGCGGTCACCGACGAGAAGATCCTGGAGGCGTACCGGCTGCTCGCCTCGACCGAGGGCATCTTCGTCGAGCCCGCGTCCGCCACCAGCGTGGCCGGCCTGCTGGCCACCGCCGCCGACGGCCGGCTGCCCAGGGGCTCCCTGGTCGTGTGCACGGTCACCGGCCACGGCCTCAAGGACCCCGACTCGGCGCTGCTGGGCATGGCCGAGGTCGAGCCGGTGCCGGTCGACCCCGACGCGGTGGCCTCGGCGCTGGAGCTGGCGTGA
- a CDS encoding homoserine dehydrogenase: MPSQKPIKVALLGCGTVGTEVVRLLVDQADDLTARVGAPVELAGIAVRKPNKHREVPADLLTTDAAALVASDVDVVVEVIGGIEPARTLLLDALRAGKSVVTANKALLAEHSGELSAAADASGADLYFEASVAGAIPLLRPLRESLAGDRITRVMGIVNGTTNFILSGMDSTGAGYAEALEEATRLGYAEADPTADVDGFDAASKAAILASLAFHSRVTAADVHREGIASVSAADIAAARALGRTVKLLAICERVTEGDQESVSVRVHPAMIPRSHPLAGVSGAFNAVFVEADAAGEMMFYGQGAGGAPTASAVLGDLVAVARNLVQGGRGPRESAYAALPVRPMGQTPTRYHISLDVADRAGVLSQVAAVFAEHDVSIAAVRQEGRVDDASLVVVTHAATDAALRSTVDKIGGLPVVREVVSVMRVEGEET; this comes from the coding sequence GTGCCAAGCCAAAAACCGATCAAGGTCGCGTTGCTGGGCTGCGGCACGGTCGGCACCGAGGTGGTCCGGCTGCTCGTCGACCAGGCGGACGACCTGACCGCCCGCGTCGGCGCGCCGGTCGAGCTGGCCGGCATCGCGGTGCGCAAGCCCAACAAGCACCGCGAGGTGCCCGCGGACCTGCTCACCACCGACGCGGCGGCCCTGGTCGCCTCCGACGTCGACGTGGTGGTCGAGGTCATCGGCGGCATCGAGCCCGCCCGGACCCTGCTGCTCGACGCCCTGCGCGCGGGCAAGTCCGTGGTCACGGCCAACAAGGCGCTGCTCGCCGAGCACTCGGGCGAGCTGTCCGCCGCCGCCGACGCCTCGGGCGCCGACCTGTACTTCGAGGCGTCCGTGGCGGGCGCGATCCCGCTGCTCAGGCCGCTGCGCGAGTCCCTGGCGGGCGACCGCATCACCCGGGTGATGGGCATCGTCAACGGCACCACCAACTTCATCCTCTCCGGCATGGACTCCACCGGCGCGGGCTACGCCGAGGCGCTGGAGGAGGCCACCCGGCTGGGCTACGCCGAGGCCGACCCGACCGCCGACGTGGACGGGTTCGACGCCGCGTCCAAGGCCGCCATCCTGGCCTCGCTGGCCTTCCACAGCCGCGTCACCGCCGCCGACGTGCACCGCGAGGGCATCGCCTCGGTCAGCGCGGCCGACATCGCCGCCGCCAGGGCCCTGGGCCGCACGGTCAAGCTGCTGGCCATCTGCGAGCGCGTGACCGAGGGCGACCAGGAGTCGGTCTCGGTGCGCGTGCACCCCGCGATGATCCCCAGGTCGCACCCGCTGGCCGGGGTGAGCGGCGCGTTCAACGCGGTGTTCGTGGAGGCCGACGCGGCCGGCGAGATGATGTTCTACGGCCAGGGCGCCGGTGGCGCGCCCACGGCCAGCGCGGTGCTCGGCGACCTCGTCGCCGTGGCCCGCAACCTGGTGCAGGGCGGGCGCGGGCCGCGCGAGTCGGCCTACGCGGCACTGCCCGTGCGGCCGATGGGGCAAACCCCCACGCGCTATCACATCAGCCTCGACGTCGCCGATCGGGCGGGCGTGTTGTCGCAGGTCGCGGCGGTGTTCGCGGAGCACGACGTGAGCATCGCGGCGGTGCGGCAGGAGGGACGGGTCGACGACGCCAGCCTGGTCGTCGTCACCCACGCCGCGACCGACGCGGCACTGCGGTCGACCGTGGACAAAATCGGCGGGCTGCCCGTGGTCAGGGAAGTGGTCAGCGTGATGCGGGTGGAAGGCGAAGAGACATGA